The DNA window CCGGTCCGAGGTCGTTCCACTGGCTCGCACGCTGCCGACGGTGCGATAGAGGCCGTCGCGCGAATCGGCGCGGGTGATGATGAACGTCTCGGTATTCGTCTCCGATGCCGTCGCCCAATTCAGGGTGACCATGTTGTCCTGACCGGACACAGCGCTGAAGCCGAGCATTTCCACCGGCAGGAAGAAATCGCTGCGCCAGATGCAAACGCAGCCCGGATCGGCCACGCAATAAGTCATGACCAGATACAGCTGGCAGGCGGGACGAACGCGCTTGAACCACTGGAACACCGACCACTCAATGCGCGGGCACTCGGGGTCGTTGCAGTTGGTCTCGGCCGGATCGCAACCGTTGGTCACCGTGACTTCGAGAACGCTCGGATCCGGATAGTAGCCGGGATCCTCGCACTCTATCGGAATCACGTACGACCCGTGACAAAGCCACGCGCAGAACGCCATGTTGCGGGTGATCAGGGTCGGCACGATCGGGTCGCACTCGCTGGCATAGGTGTAAAAGCCTTCACGGGCCGGCTCGTCCACAATCGTGAAGATCGAGTCGGTGGCCGAAACATAGCCGTCTCCGCCGCCCGGAAAGTTGATGGTGATGTTGGCGGTGATGACGTTCCAGACTCCGTCCGGCAGGTCCA is part of the bacterium genome and encodes:
- a CDS encoding T9SS type A sorting domain-containing protein, which codes for LLYEVTQSDTGGYIGETEYWPMDANHVVAVTHLSPIDNDPGRQMDLPDGVWNVITANITINFPGGGDGYVSATDSIFTIVDEPAREGFYTYASECDPIVPTLITRNMAFCAWLCHGSYVIPIECEDPGYYPDPSVLEVTVTNGCDPAETNCNDPECPRIEWSVFQWFKRVRPACQLYLVMTYCVADPGCVCIWRSDFFLPVEMLGFSAVSGQDNMVTLNWATASETNTETFIITRADSRDGLYRTVGSVRASGTTSDRHDYDFVDVGVENGRTYYYKLHTRDLNNNLNVYNIDGQAVVVDATPGAGNDVIRDYHLAQNYPNPFNSQTQFTFHIPAADHVTLKVFDLMGREVATVVNDDMSMGSHTISWDANHLPTGVYMYTMTSGNFSQTNKLLFLK